Proteins encoded by one window of Arachis ipaensis cultivar K30076 chromosome B04, Araip1.1, whole genome shotgun sequence:
- the LOC107635183 gene encoding uncharacterized protein LOC107635183, with product MKRKRGHKKGKGKTGTDQQHYNVASINPDGSIDKTVGKPLEVGCFKVKLKTPKMLESHSQHTSSDAPTHSDPDKSSQQHGFDKQGVGADRKEDSANSLPDLKSPVPSKRAATASIKIKSSNKGVEDAALSGDGKVAKGGQAKQKSKKRHEYSIEQEYIVIERH from the exons ATGAAGCGGAAGCGTGGGCATAAAAAGGGGAAGGGAAAGACTGGGACAGATCAGCAGCATTACAATGTGGCCAGCATTAATCCTGATGGCTCCATTGATAAGACTGTGGGGAAGCCACTCGAGGTTGGGTGCTTTAAGGTGAAACTCAAGACTCCAAAGATGTTGGAGTCCCATTCCCAGCACACGTCTTCAGATGCTCCTACGCATAGTGACCCCGATAAGAGTAGCCAACAACACGGCTTTGACAAACAAGGTGTCGGTGCTGATAGGAAGGAAGACAGTGCAAATTCCTTGCCTGATTTGAAATCCCCTGTTCCATCAAAGAGGGCTGCTACCGCTAGCATCAAAATTAAGTCCTCCAATAAAG GAGTAGAGGATGCTGCATTATCTGGTGATGGAAAAGTAGCGAAGGGTGGTCAAGCGAAGCAGAAGTCAAAGAAACGTCATGA